From Treponema rectale, one genomic window encodes:
- a CDS encoding glycoside hydrolase family 2 TIM barrel-domain containing protein: MKKSLIVFAALFAFLTGFASAKVTVRKDAGGWRMFDGNREVEIKGITWSNTPIGMDYNYSLWRMDDDFIMATLNTDMPMLQAMGVNVIRSFDDVPPKWVEYIYENYGIYTLINNLMGRYGVTVKGKWVFPTDYQDKDTRETLVEMARNTAEKYKNVRGLLFYMLGNESNYGLEWSSTEIENLPVGEQHRAKAVYLYSMFEEAIKAMHEVDPDHPVGIVNGDVQYIDLIAELCPSLDIFGSNVYRGWKFYEGFYEDVASKLDKPAVFTECGADAFNAVTGKEDQWAQLQYFKTQWEEVYQEGYGKGRHQNVLGAFLFEWIDEWWKIYQWKDLTIHNDKGTWANSGYSLDFKEGVNNMDEEWFGLCGQSTVTVNGVNKRLPRAAYYFFCDLWKHSLYNSTNAEMERFFATLPEDIYLSRGNSETIREDIKQSKLFSISSMNVSAQFTTPVFLNYLLDDIKDGHNWRDAFRYVNNEYKSDGYNSDKMENKPSLQAEASVTLAMNPVENVNGSATFKAFTGEPFSRLRDHYSSYYDDVPYGENIYDYEKNFDFYAANLSYENKNFDLNGYYHTGHAGYAGNGDVFNITQDAFDIVGYDTYGSKAPVAVEFTGKGKLSGLSVIGGPEIYGGAAPQIVANYYKGFWPGVKGLSWINYGFLFCEEFGQSENMALAPFNAYGSGRKASVYGEFYFNDIASVKLGILHSGSEKVGAKYTTKNGSEKEISDFDTLGAYAQIGTKMIPYSFVYANAIYRGLVADTNGAPVNGGFFSGDSGSGNRLELQAGVDFGYGPLSIKPVVRVRTPLEAANGTRSIVDGSPFYVGQGNRQSFEIETVITYDPEGGTWFHNWDNNETENAKLAFSISGLYQLYAGETDLLPYKDNNGGTVDRNDGTIASGDFWRAYNSLPLQHNLWQFGARVVANPSNSLRLIAGVNVGHQSPSVAYYGDPDDITFIGANFAARYKRWIMRADATVNGWGSAGWMRDQNYTFPLQYSIDIACGFKKPSFIDSNNRIGVRVQGANFGKYSQDSYHALPYAYRDNPDGARYLEFTTYVSVGL, encoded by the coding sequence ATGAAAAAATCTCTGATAGTTTTTGCAGCCCTGTTTGCGTTTCTGACGGGGTTTGCATCTGCAAAAGTTACCGTTAGAAAAGATGCCGGCGGATGGCGTATGTTTGACGGCAACAGGGAAGTTGAAATAAAGGGTATTACCTGGAGTAATACTCCGATTGGAATGGATTATAATTACAGTCTGTGGCGCATGGATGATGACTTCATTATGGCCACTCTTAATACTGACATGCCTATGCTTCAGGCAATGGGTGTTAACGTTATCCGAAGCTTTGATGACGTTCCTCCGAAGTGGGTTGAATATATTTACGAAAACTACGGAATATATACTCTTATTAATAACCTCATGGGACGTTACGGAGTTACTGTAAAAGGAAAGTGGGTTTTCCCGACGGATTATCAGGATAAAGATACCCGCGAAACTCTTGTAGAAATGGCCCGCAATACAGCAGAAAAGTATAAGAACGTACGCGGACTTCTTTTTTACATGCTTGGAAATGAAAGCAATTACGGTCTTGAATGGTCAAGTACAGAAATTGAAAATCTTCCTGTAGGTGAGCAGCACCGTGCAAAGGCTGTTTATCTTTACAGCATGTTTGAAGAAGCAATTAAGGCAATGCATGAAGTTGATCCTGATCATCCTGTAGGAATCGTTAACGGTGACGTTCAGTATATCGATCTTATCGCAGAACTTTGTCCGAGTCTTGACATATTCGGAAGTAACGTTTACCGCGGATGGAAATTCTATGAAGGTTTTTATGAAGATGTAGCATCTAAACTTGATAAGCCTGCCGTGTTCACGGAGTGTGGTGCGGATGCATTCAATGCGGTTACCGGTAAGGAAGATCAGTGGGCTCAGCTTCAGTATTTTAAGACACAGTGGGAAGAAGTTTATCAGGAAGGCTACGGTAAGGGCCGTCACCAGAATGTACTCGGTGCTTTTCTTTTTGAATGGATTGACGAATGGTGGAAAATCTATCAGTGGAAAGATCTTACCATTCATAATGATAAGGGAACCTGGGCAAACTCAGGATATTCCCTTGACTTCAAGGAAGGCGTCAACAACATGGACGAGGAATGGTTCGGTCTGTGCGGTCAGAGTACTGTTACAGTTAACGGTGTAAATAAGCGTCTTCCCCGCGCTGCATATTATTTCTTCTGTGATCTGTGGAAACATTCCCTTTATAATTCTACAAATGCAGAAATGGAACGTTTTTTTGCTACTCTCCCTGAAGATATTTATCTTTCAAGAGGAAACAGTGAAACAATCCGTGAAGACATAAAGCAGTCAAAACTTTTCAGTATTTCTTCAATGAATGTTTCGGCTCAGTTTACTACTCCTGTATTCTTAAATTATCTCCTGGATGATATAAAAGACGGACATAACTGGCGTGATGCATTCCGTTATGTAAATAATGAATATAAGTCTGACGGATATAATTCAGATAAAATGGAAAATAAACCTTCTCTTCAGGCAGAGGCAAGCGTAACTCTTGCAATGAATCCTGTAGAAAATGTTAATGGAAGTGCAACCTTCAAGGCTTTTACCGGAGAACCGTTCAGCCGTCTCCGTGATCATTATTCTTCATACTATGATGATGTTCCATACGGTGAAAACATTTATGACTATGAAAAGAATTTTGATTTCTATGCAGCAAATCTTTCTTACGAAAATAAAAACTTCGATTTGAATGGATATTATCATACCGGTCATGCAGGTTATGCTGGAAACGGTGATGTATTTAACATTACTCAGGATGCATTTGATATTGTCGGATATGATACTTACGGTTCAAAAGCTCCTGTTGCTGTTGAATTTACCGGTAAGGGAAAACTTTCTGGTCTCAGTGTAATTGGAGGTCCGGAGATTTACGGAGGCGCCGCACCTCAGATTGTTGCAAATTATTATAAGGGATTCTGGCCTGGCGTTAAAGGTTTAAGCTGGATCAATTACGGTTTCCTTTTCTGTGAGGAATTCGGTCAGAGTGAAAACATGGCACTTGCACCGTTCAATGCTTACGGTTCAGGAAGAAAGGCTTCCGTATACGGAGAATTTTATTTTAATGATATCGCTTCTGTAAAACTCGGTATCCTTCATTCAGGTTCAGAAAAGGTTGGAGCTAAATACACTACGAAGAACGGCAGTGAAAAAGAAATCTCTGACTTTGACACACTGGGTGCTTATGCTCAGATCGGAACAAAAATGATTCCGTATTCCTTTGTTTATGCAAATGCAATTTACCGCGGTCTTGTTGCAGATACAAACGGAGCTCCTGTTAACGGCGGATTCTTTTCCGGAGATTCAGGAAGCGGTAACCGTCTTGAATTACAGGCTGGTGTAGATTTTGGTTATGGTCCTCTTTCAATAAAACCTGTTGTTCGTGTACGTACACCTCTTGAAGCAGCAAACGGAACCCGCAGTATTGTTGATGGCTCTCCTTTCTATGTAGGACAGGGAAACCGTCAGAGTTTTGAAATTGAAACTGTTATTACTTATGATCCTGAAGGCGGAACCTGGTTCCATAACTGGGATAATAATGAAACAGAAAATGCAAAACTTGCTTTCTCTATAAGCGGTCTTTATCAGCTTTATGCTGGAGAAACTGACCTTCTTCCTTACAAGGATAATAACGGCGGAACTGTAGACAGAAATGACGGTACTATTGCAAGCGGTGATTTCTGGAGGGCTTATAATTCACTTCCTCTTCAGCATAACCTGTGGCAGTTCGGAGCAAGAGTTGTTGCAAATCCTTCAAACTCTCTCCGTCTTATTGCAGGTGTAAATGTAGGACATCAGTCTCCGTCTGTTGCATATTATGGCGATCCTGATGACATCACATTTATCGGTGCAAATTTTGCAGCCCGCTATAAGAGATGGATTATGAGGGCAGATGCAACTGTAAACGGATGGGGAAGTGCAGGCTGGATGCGTGACCAGAACTATACATTCCCTCTTCAGTACAGCATTGATATTGCCTGTGGATTTAAGAAACCTTCATTCATTGATTCAAACAACAGAATCGGTGTAAGGGTTCAGGGGGCAAATTTTGGAAAATACAGCCAGGATTCTTATCATGCACTTCCTTATGCATATCGTGATAATCCTGATGGTGCCAGGTATCTTGAGTTTACGACTTACGTCAGCGTTGGTCTGTAA
- a CDS encoding glycosyl hydrolase, with product MKRFSSVLFFSLLVIVSSCQFFAPSESNEIENPVPVPGPKPGPDPEPDPGPNTSDKRGVCYNSLNEDEVRVLSNSNVKWVYNWGTHPSAKEDELFSRYGILYIPMQWGRTTTQSLAELRTYYSSHPDCKYLLGFNEPNLGAGVGGSGITPSAAAADWEKLEELAEEFDLELVGPALQYSGERLSDGVVYDTPKKWMDAFINAYKNTHGGRSPRYDYFCLHCYMNWPQAQSGYIKEYVKEYGKKVWLTEFCAWEYNNGGQNESAAAQKSSMIQKVDFLDSYAGADKYAWFMSSQHTSDIPFNSLFTKVGSDGSLTIVGEEYLYRGMDSSVLLAKNLEQAQALLETSVAGSEPGMYPSDKYSELENAVSQAEAVKDSGNKTAVDNALKNLTSAVKAFEESRVPYFTKSTRELTAEDFAGSLTKNLSASAFTVSSAQGANTAAAAFDGKLDTRWESAHEDNQWLKIDFGEKVEFNCICIKWEAAFSTSFIMEVSDDGESWRTAFEEKDCTGNSETYNLTVTQNARYLRFYGKTRSTNYGHSFYEMGVSKK from the coding sequence ATGAAACGGTTTAGTTCTGTATTATTTTTTTCATTATTAGTTATTGTTTCATCATGTCAGTTTTTTGCCCCTTCTGAATCAAATGAAATAGAAAATCCTGTTCCCGTTCCAGGGCCTAAACCAGGGCCGGATCCTGAACCTGATCCAGGTCCGAATACAAGTGACAAGAGAGGTGTGTGCTATAACAGTCTTAATGAAGATGAAGTTAGGGTACTTTCAAATTCAAACGTAAAGTGGGTTTACAACTGGGGAACTCATCCTTCAGCTAAAGAAGATGAACTTTTTTCCAGATATGGAATACTTTACATTCCGATGCAGTGGGGAAGAACAACAACTCAGTCCCTTGCCGAGTTAAGGACTTATTATTCAAGTCATCCTGACTGTAAATATCTGCTTGGCTTTAATGAACCTAATCTCGGAGCAGGAGTAGGTGGCTCCGGAATTACCCCTTCGGCTGCAGCAGCTGACTGGGAAAAACTTGAGGAGCTTGCTGAAGAGTTTGATCTGGAACTTGTAGGTCCTGCATTGCAGTATTCTGGAGAACGGCTCAGTGATGGTGTTGTATATGATACTCCAAAAAAATGGATGGATGCTTTTATAAATGCTTACAAAAATACTCATGGCGGCAGAAGTCCCCGTTATGATTATTTCTGCCTTCACTGTTACATGAACTGGCCTCAGGCTCAGTCCGGTTACATAAAGGAATATGTAAAAGAATACGGAAAAAAAGTATGGCTTACAGAATTCTGTGCCTGGGAATATAATAACGGAGGACAGAACGAAAGTGCAGCTGCACAGAAATCTTCCATGATACAGAAAGTGGATTTTCTTGACAGTTATGCCGGTGCCGATAAATATGCATGGTTTATGTCATCCCAGCATACATCTGACATTCCGTTTAATTCTCTTTTTACAAAAGTAGGTTCAGACGGAAGCCTTACTATTGTCGGCGAGGAGTATCTGTATCGCGGAATGGATTCTTCCGTTCTTCTGGCAAAAAACCTTGAGCAGGCTCAGGCTCTTCTTGAAACTTCGGTCGCAGGAAGTGAACCGGGAATGTATCCTTCAGATAAGTATTCTGAATTGGAAAATGCTGTAAGTCAGGCAGAAGCCGTAAAAGACTCCGGCAATAAAACGGCAGTTGATAATGCTTTAAAGAACTTGACTTCTGCCGTAAAAGCGTTTGAAGAATCCAGGGTTCCGTATTTTACTAAATCAACCAGAGAACTTACGGCAGAGGATTTTGCAGGCTCGCTTACAAAAAATCTTTCAGCCTCAGCATTTACGGTTTCAAGTGCCCAGGGTGCAAATACTGCTGCTGCGGCATTTGACGGCAAGCTTGATACCCGCTGGGAATCTGCTCATGAAGACAATCAGTGGCTTAAAATTGATTTTGGTGAAAAAGTAGAGTTTAACTGCATCTGCATAAAATGGGAGGCAGCTTTTTCTACCAGTTTTATCATGGAAGTTTCTGACGACGGCGAAAGCTGGAGAACAGCATTTGAAGAAAAAGACTGTACCGGAAACAGTGAAACTTATAATCTTACGGTCACACAGAATGCCCGCTATCTCCGTTTTTACGGAAAAACACGGTCAACAAATTATGGCCATTCCTTCTACGAAATGGGCGTAAGTAAAAAATAA